GATCTCAAgacaaagaggaagattggtggaAGCATTGAGCGAGGTGGCCTATATTACTTGACTGTTTCTCAATCTGTGGCTCTTCAGACATCAGAGTCTCCATACCAACATCACTGTCATCTTGGTCATCCCTCTCTTCAGAGTTTGAAGCACCTTGTGCCCTTTTGTCGTTCCATTAATAAGTTGGTCTGTGaggtctgtgagtttagtaaacatcgTAAAGTCACTTTTTTACCTAGGGTTAAGCGTCGTGTGTCGTGTCCTTTTCAGTTAGTTCATTCAGTCATTTGGGGGCATGTGCCCAGTGTTTCTAAAATTTCAGTATTATGTTCTTTTTGTGGATGACTTTTCTCGTATCACATATCTTTATCTAATGAAAGGGCGGTCTGAAttgaaatctgtttttaaaatattttacatgaaagtcaaaaatcagtttgatacttgtgtttaagatatttcgttctgataatgccCATGAATATTTTCACTATCTACTTTATCAGTTTTTCGATGATCATGGCATTATTCACCAATCATCGTGCTCTCAGACTCCACAAGCACAAGATTTGGCACTTGTTTGAGGTTATGCGTGCTTTATTATTTCAAATATAGGTTCCTAAGTTATATTGGAGTGACGCCGTACTCACTGCATGTTACCTAATCAACTGTATGCCCTCTACGGTCTTAGGTGGTCAGGTTCCCCATACGGTCTTGTTTCCCGGTCTACCTCTCCACCCTTCTTTACTTCATCGGATTTTTGGGTGCACCTATTATGTTCATGCTCTTGATCCTAATAGAAGTAAACTTGATTCTCGGTCTTTTAGGTGTATCTTTCTGAGATACTCACACACCCAGAAAGGATATCAATGTTACTCTCCTACTTTACGTCGTCACTTTGTCTGTGTTGATGTCACGTTCAATGAGTCATTGCCATATTACTCAGACCCTGTTACTACCAACGATCTTCTTACACTCGAGTCTGTATTACCTATGGTTATTCCTACTGTCACTGTTTCACCCCAACCTTTGCAGGTCTATGTTCGTCGTTTCCCAGTATCAGCACCTCCTCTGCCTCTAGCACAAACCCCACCTCAGGCACCACCTCCACCTACAGAACCATTCCAGTCTACTGAACTCTTTGTGCCCATGCCTCCATCTTCTCCCCCGTCGCCGGATCCACCTGCTTCTCAATATTCGACTCGTGAGAATCGTCGTCCACCGGTAAAATATGATTTTTCTAATATCTCAAGCACTTCTCATCCTATTTCTCGGTTTATCTCTTATACTTATCTCTTTCCATCCATTCGTGCTTTCACTACTATTGTTTCCTCCgtttttgttcctaaaactATTCAGGAAAAGTTATCTCGGtctgagtggcggacagctatggCGGATGAAATGTCTGCTTTTCATACTCATGGCACATGGGAGTTGGTTACTCTTCCTGTTGGGAAATCTACTGTTGGCTGTCGTTGGGTCTATACTGTCAAGTATCTTCCTGATGGCACTATTAAGCTTCACAAAGCTCACTTGGTTGCTAAAGGCCACACACCCAGACTTATGGTATTGATTATTCCGAAACGTTCTCTCCTGTTGCCAAGCTTGGCTCTGTGCAGATTCTTATTTCTCTTACCGCTAATCTTGGTTGGCCGTTGTATTagcttgatgtcaaaaatgTCTTTCTCCATGGTGATCTCCAGGAGGAAGTCTATATGGAGCAACCaactgggtttgttgctcagggggagcatTATAAGGTATGTTGTCTTTACAAGGCCctttatggacttaagcaatATCCTTGAGTGTGGTTTGGCAAGTTTAGTGGGGCTATTCTGAGGTTTGGCATGCATCGAAATCAATCGGATCATTCTGTGTTTTCCCTTCTGTCGGCTCGAGGGAAAGTATTGCTTATTAtctatgtagatgacattattattactgGAGATGATCGGAAAGGAATTGGTGAGTTGAAATAGTTCCTACATAGTCAATTTCACACTAAAGACTTGTGTAagtcttgggtattgaggtagcaaggtCCAAGGATGGGATTAGTTTGTCCCAgaggaaatatgtgttggatattctagaggagacaaCTTTGCTAGGAGCCAAACTTGTGGAGACTCCGatggatcctaatgtcaaactttgcgtTGATCAGGAGGAGGaatttcctcatccagaccaatatcgtcgcttggttggtaagttgaattatcttaccaatacaCGTCTTGATATCTCGTTTGCTGTTAGTAtggtgagtcagtttatgtctgctcctcgtcttctacattgggaagcttgtattcgcattgtgaagtatcttaaggctcatcctggacgtggCTTATTTTACCGTTCCAATGGTCATTTGCATGTTGAGGCGtttactgatgcagattgggcaaGGTCACCTTCTGACAGTCGTTCAACAACTAGttactgtacttttgttggtggcAACTTAGTTACCTGAAAAGTAAGAAACAGACTATTGTTGcaaggtctagtgcagaagcagagtattgtgccatggctcatactacatgtgaGGTTGTTTGGCTGAGATCCTTTCTTGAGGAGCTGGGATTTCGGGTGCAGTTACTCATTCCTAGGTATTGTGACGATCAGGCGGCGatacatatcgcttcgaatcatgtgtttcatgagagaaccaaacatattgaggtagattgtcatGTCGTTCGAGAGAAGGTTGATGGTGGTGTGTTGACTATGCCTTCTGTGTCTACAGGAGCTCAAATAGCATATGTTTTTACCAAATTATTGTTTAAACATCGTTTAGAATTTTTAAGTAACAAGCAGGGATTTTgtgatatctattctccagcttgagggggagtgttagaagtgtttattagagagagtgagtttgtcccacatcgtttATCTTATGTATGTATAACTCTCCAgtgtaatataaataaagttatattatatgtgtaagggttcattaacaccctatacacttttccttttctctctcacaaCAAGGGTTATTCGTCTATCTTATGTATGTGTAACTCTccagagtaatataaataaagttatatgtgtaagggttcattaacaccctatatatttttccttctttctctcacaacaaGGTTTATTCACTTACTTGAGTCATGTTCGGAGCAAAAACCACCGCAATATTTCTTGCATTCATTTTGTTGGATTCCTCTAGTTCAACAACATCAGCCATAAGATCGATCACCCAATGAAGCAATGCTGATTCAGTTGGCTGTAGCTCCTTCACTAGTTCAACGAACTCCTCCTCTGTGCTGCATTGCAAAACTTGTTCAGGGGAAAGGCCATCTAATACACCCGAAGGAAGTTCTCTGAACCATGCTTTGATCAACGCTGCCAAACAATGGACGTCAATGTCATCTGGCACAATCCCTCTGTTCAATTGGCTCCTCACGTCCTCCTCGTGACTGTTTTCTGGGTTTATGCGAAAAATCCCTTCTGCCTGAGAAATAAACTTGCCATTCagataaacaaaaagaaagcttTCAATGTccatttcaagtttcaaccatGTCGACATTAGAAAGTATTCTTATACCTTTAGACCTCCTTGTGAGTATAGCCTATCTTGCATTAGCAAGAGAATTATAGGTACACTGTTGCCTCTTGAATCATAAGAGCACTGCATCGATTCTGCCGAGACTCCAAAAACGCTTGCACTGAAGCAGTTGGATACTAGAAGTTAGTATTTGTACACACAGTAATGGGCATACAATACTACTTTATCTTTTGCTGTATTAAACAAGTGTATCTGCTTGTACTAACATACCCATTTTCCTATTGTTAAGATTTAACAAAAGGAAACTGCGGGTACAGATGTTTAGTTGATGTTTTGTGCAGTAAGCATCCAAAAAGTTCAGTTCTATTCACTTTAACAAATGCTGCTTGAGGTTTCCCATAAAACCCCTGAATCCTAATAAACCCATTTGTCTTCAGTATTTACAACAGGCAACCTCCTATTCCTCACTCCTCAGATATTTCAGAGACTTTCAAATCTCCTCTAATCAGGAGCATAAGAAACCCCATTTAATTCAGTGGATTTTACCTTGTGCGGGCGAAGTTGAACTTAATAGCCGACGGGTGTTGGGACTATTTCAATAGCAAATCTGGCTTCGGAGGGATATTTTGGTACCGCGCTTGCAATTGGGTGGTAGGCTACTATGGGAAGCTTTCATGTGGTTCTAGCCTGGAGGTGGAAATCTGGGCCATGTACAGAGGTCTGACCATAGTTTTGGGGAAAGGCGTGCAGAATGTTTAAGTGGAGTCGAACTCACTTATTGCAGTTAAACTTATGAACGAAGGCCCTCCAGACGGACACCCTCACCGAGCACTAGTTGAAGACTCAAGAAGTCTTTTGACGTGCACTGGAGCTACTCTCTCCCACATCTATCGTCTAGCCAACCAAAGCGCTAATAATTTGGCTAGACTTGGTGTTGAACAAGCAAATGACCTGGTGGTGACAGCTGAAATCCTGCCTGCGAAACAGCCCTTTATTATCGTTGACTGTCTAGGTGGCTAGGTGTCGGACGCCTCCAAGACTGAAATGTTTCAGATTTAATCTCTTTGTCTTAGACTACAGCGTCTTATGCCTTGCTCGGTTGgctttttgagaaaaaatttccaactgaaaaaaatactcattactcatacttccaatcattactctccactcattactcctatctcccatcattattctcatttctctctctatctctctccactcattaccctacttccaatcattactctcatttttctctccactcataactccaaaaaatttctcaaaaactcatccaaacacagcattagtCTCTTTCCACTTGCTTTTGGTTCTAGCTATTATGCTCTCGATGCCCCAGACTATGGACATGTTCTTGATGACTTTGTTTGAGGTTTGATCTATGAATTTCCAAcgtaccaaaaagaaaaatttgtcTTCAGTCAGAGCAATTCCACTACACTGTACATTTATGGTAGAAACCCCGAATTGGCAAGATTTCAGGTAAACAGTGAAAAAGTCCCTTAGACCAAAAGGGAGACTAAAAGACATGTACTACTATAAGAGAGTGGCTTTGAACAAACTTGATATTCTAAACTAACTTTCACAAGAACTTTAGAACTTGGCTGTTTCAACCATAGTAAGGGATACCCAAATCAACATCGTTCTAAATTTGATAAACCCAATAAGCAAATGTTTCCCCTCTTTCGAAATCTTAGTCGCAAGTTTAACTTATACGAAGTTTTGAAAATTGCTAGGTGCTAACTAGTTGGCCACCTAGCACCTTGGCGGAGTGGCGGAGACTAGGCTCCGACCAGTAGACTGCCTAAATCTAAGTGTTGGACTAGCGCCTAGGCGGGAACTAGGTGGCCAAATTTTAGAACACTGGACTTATCCCCCTCTTTCGAAATCTTATCGGAAAACTAACACAACAGTAAAGTCAACAAGCAGCAAAAACAAAAGGGGACCAGATTTAGAAACACAGCCAGCCCTGATATTTTGGGGCTCTAGgcgaatttaaaaaattgcggGCCTTTAAGTCAACTTCAAAACAAAACTAATACTCCTATTCAATAAGATAAAAACCAAACTAACGCATCATTAAGAAATATTCGAAGCAATCACTTAAAATTTACTCTTTCCTTATTTTAAACCATGGAAGTACTGATTATGCACTTATGAACTTAATCTCATAGACTTATTTTTAAGGAACAGTAATACAATGTACTTTTTTTAGGCCCTCTTTCTATCAAATTTTGGAGACGCAAGACGGAGACTTTGCTCAGGACCGGTACTATAATTAGAAAGTACTAGCTttgaacaacttttttttttttggttatcagACGAAAATGAGCTTTGAAGAAGTTGATAAGCTAAAATTGTAACGAAAACCAGAtcaacaaatatatatactGAAATTTTGGAGAGGGACCTGGCACTAGGAACTTTGGAGGGTATCTCGACTTCGAACTCGACAGGCAGGCCCTGAAACCCTTCGAAGCGGTCGAAGGTGACGTGGGCCACGTGCTGTACGTCGGTCGGCCAGCCGATCTCCATGTGGTGGAGGGCCGCCATGGGCTCCTCGCCCTGACGATCCACTCGGCAAGACACCATTGACTTCCTCAGAGCGGCCAGCAGTATCTCGATTATCGACAAATTGctgtttgtttcttcttcttcacctgCTTTTGTTCCCT
The sequence above is a segment of the Rhododendron vialii isolate Sample 1 chromosome 13a, ASM3025357v1 genome. Coding sequences within it:
- the LOC131315156 gene encoding rho GTPase-activating protein 2, whose amino-acid sequence is MAIGMVMATKDGTGCRGGCGKGTKAGEEEETNSNLSIIEILLAALRKSMVSCRVDRQGEEPMAALHHMEIGWPTDVQHVAHVTFDRFEGFQGLPVEFEVEIPSKVPSASASVFGVSAESMQCSYDSRGNSVPIILLLMQDRLYSQGGLKAEGIFRINPENSHEEDVRSQLNRGIVPDDIDVHCLAALIKAWFRELPSGVLDGLSPEQVLQCSTEEEFVELVKELQPTESALLHWVIDLMADVVELEESNKMNARNIAVVFAPNMTQMSDPLTALMHAVQIMNLLKTLIMKTLREREEAATVAYSPMSSHSSDGEIESQREMDTSCELRGSLSQCDVNSPYSNGCRDGDEIESLSDMEECLLGQSDEKENAKIPAESIGDRLRRHHVSARSGSTSYMQSGVSLSDSKFESSCLSTSDGEYSGACSIAVGVKDDLEIREKLHENMDDDVEMVSKLESATPIPWFGIH